GTGATGAAACGAAATTGTACTTCTCTGCGGACGAACCTGTGTCTATTTggctatatataaaaaaaaaaagttatctaTGTATTGTGTCCAAACCTTTTCATGGCAGTCGCTGACATAGCTTTTttgtctgtttttttcttttcttttttaaaaaaatctggaTACTATTTCTGACTAATGCAATTAAAAATACATTGTTTTATCAGAAGGTGTGAAACGTAGGTCCTGGACTGAGAAGAAGTTGGTGTTGTATGATGATGTGAAGAATGTGGGAATGTGTGATCGTCCTCTCTATCCAAAGCAAACAGCTTTGATCTGAGTTGGAGCTGTACCTCCTTGACAGTGGAATCCAATGCTCTTATAATCCAATTGAGTAACCTGGAGTTACGCTCCTTCCATACAGAATAAACGGCAGCCTGAAACATGAGtgttaaaattgtttttgttttcccttCCACCTGATGTGTGATCCAAGCAGTGATCTCTGCTAGAGGTGTAAGAAAGTTAAGTCTACTTCTTTCTAATAATCTACTCATACTGCATAAGAAACTGACAATCAAAGAATATATGGCTTGCTGGATCAATTTCAATTCCACAAAGTAAGAACATCGGTGAAATATCAAAACCCCACGATATCATTCCATCTCGAGTCAGCATTCGATCTTTCATTACCAGCCATACAATGAAAGCGTGCATTTGGTATTCGCTTCTTAAGCCATACAACTGAAGACCATGTTAAACTCATGTCCTTCCACAGCCTCACCAGTAAACCATGAACGGCATGCAGGATAATCTTGTCTCGAATAGTAAATCTGCAGGAAGAAATAAGGATAATCAAAAGTTAGAACCTCATTAAGTAGATTCAAAAGTAAATTCATAACACAACAGAAACCAAGTATTTTCAGAAGAGGACGTACCCAATCTCATAATCTTGCTCCATCAGATTCTGAAGTTCCTCAGCATGCATCAAAGAACATGAGGCATTACTAAATACGTTAACTAAAAAGTTTGACAAGCTTTTACAACAATCACTATCTTACTCTGTCCTCGTCGATATCTTCAtaaagaagctgaagaagcttTCACAGTCTTCCACTTTAGTGAATGGTGCAGGGTTCGTTGAACCTTTCTTAGGCTTCTTCTTAAGAATCTTCTGAGTTACGCACTTTGCAGGATACCAATCAATTTCAGTCCTGAAGTAAAGGAAATAATATAAGCAATATATCTACAGCTCATCAGTGCAATCATTGGAGAGCATAAGCAATTACCCAATAGCCTTCTCAAGTAGTGGCTCGTCCTCATCAATCACATGATAAGACTTTGTCAAGACTGTTTTTTAAAAAGGGATTTGGGTCAAAGAGAAACTCAAGTTTGAATCCTTTAGGCTCTTCAGTCTTGCACCACTTAATATCTTTAAGATACCTGAGAGCCTCTTCATCATGCATTGTGACCTAACACGAAAGAGATTGCTATGATTGAATTGTAcatatacataattaaataccAAAACTATATGTGCGATATCACCTCGTGGGAAGTAACATCATTATTTTGCAAAGCAGTCAGCCAGAAACTTAGAACTCCTCTCTCTGAGATGGAACACATAAAACAATGTTGTATTTTGTTTATCTTCCCAAGACAAAAAGAGGAAGGCACTGTGTTTCTGAAGTAACCTTGAGCAGTTTTGTCCTCCCCTTCGTCCATCTTCGTATCCTCTTGAGTCAGCTCGATTTCAGTAGTTCATTCACAATATTATAACGCTGTACATTACAAGATACCAAGTAGAATTCATGAGAAactttttagatatatatgacttACACTACTGCAGAAAATAAGAGATAAGCAAACAAAGGCTGACATTTTCTCAGGTAACAATTACCTTTGCATAAATAGGCTGATACAACTTCTCATACTTGGCTTCAAGAACAGCTCTCTCCTCACGGAACTTAGCCTCAAGTTCATCGTGTTGGCTCTGCGTTGAAAGAAGTCACTGGTTAATCAACCTTAATATGAAACTTGACATTCGAATACACtcatatagaagaaaaaaaggtGGTTGCACATACATAACCAAGATCAGATTGAGTTAATAATAGTATATCACAAACCTGTATATTCTTCAAGGCATCAAACACGAGCTCTCACTATAGGGGACAGATTCTCAAGTACATCAGAAAGCTGCCCAGCCAGATTCTGCAGGTTGTTCTGTGGATtacacataacaaaaaaaacatataaacaccATAATTCTACTAAAAACGAAACAACCAAGAAAGTGTCTACACTATCAGGACGCACAACGATAGTACAACAGTCAGGAGCAACCATGCCAAAATAGGGTTTAAGAATCAGTTAAGAAGAAAAGTATACTGCTCAGAAAGAGTGTGTAATCGGAGAGGAGGTTTTACCAGCATTAAGATCGGCGAGGTGTTACTCATTTTCTGAGGATTTGGAGACGAAAGGTTTAAAAGTAAGGGTGAAGAGAGGAGGCGTGACCCCCTCCTATATAGGAGGATGGACGGAGAAGGCGTTACGGGAGGACTCGAATCGTCAGCAGTTAACGACACTTGAGTCGAATGTGGAAGCTTCTTGGGTATACGAAGACCTGGAAGAGATGAGGAAACCCTAATGCTTCACGGGATCAATCTGTAGAAgcccaaaaacaattaaaaatagatCCGAAAACAAACagcccaaaaaaacaaaaacaaaaagtggGACCCAGGCTGCTGTCTGACGTGTTGGCTCAGGGGGAGAGAAACTCTcctattatataatagattggAGACGAAAGTTTTAAAAGTAAGGGTGAAGAGAGGAGGCGTGACCCCCTCCTATATAGGAGGATGGACGGAGAAGGCGTTACGGGAGGACTCGAATCGTCAGCAGTTAACGACACTTGAGTCGAATGTGGAAGCTTCTTGGGTATACGAAGACCTTGAAGAGATGAGGAAACCCTAATGCTTCACGGGATCAATCTGTAGAAgcccaaaaacaattaaaaatagatCCGAAAACAAACagcccaaaaaaacaaaaacaaaaagtggGACCCACGCTGCTGTCTGACGTGTCGGCTCAGGGGGAGAGAAACTCTcctattatataatagatttacCAATCACACACTACAAATTTGTTAACTCATTCAAGTAAGTTTTAAAGCATAATAATAGCCAATCATGCTTACCGTTTTGCCGATACATACTATTGCATCAATGCAACAACACCAAGACTAAAATCACGGACCGTAGATATAactcactctttttttttgcctttttgATATGCAAAAACAATTGGTATAAGAAAATGTAAATCGAAGTGCATTTTCAAAAGTGCATTGTTTCGATTGCTACTAAgatcccctttttttttttggatcaaatgcTACTAAGATCCTAATATCCTAATTTATGTAAAGAAAACGATAAACTGATAGTGGAACGCCAATACGTGTGCAATGAGAGGacgaataatataatattatataattctaTAATATGCTGTTTTGTGTTGGATGAATAAACAAAATGGTTGCTGAGGTgcgttctctctctcttatctccTCAAAatcttttagagagagagaacgaCTTCAGTCGCTCGATCGCTTTGTTCGAGCTTCTTCTCCGGCATCGGTGCATCCGACCAGCTTTTTGTTCTGACGACCCACTTGTCCTTCGGTGGTCTGTCGGTTTTGACTCCGGCGTCCTTACCTTTCCTTTTGTTGATGGACGGTTGGCTACTGTCTCCCTGTCACACCTTTCTTGGTGTTGACGGCGGTTCTTCACCGGGATCTTCCCGGTTAGTTCGATCTGCGGTTCTCGCTGCTCCTCCGCTCTATTGACTCTCCTTCCTAAACCTCGGTTGTTCTTTCCTTTCCTCGGGTGAGGCTTATTCATCTTCGGGTTCTCCTATATCTTTAAAGATGACTGGAGTTTATTGGAAAGTTGATGGTGTATGGATCGATTGAAGTCGATTGTTATCTCCTCTGAATCGTGGATCTGGTGGGCGATTTGACTCTGTGAAAACTGATCGGTTGATCGGGTTTTTCATCAATTTGCATCCACTGACGGCGGATCTCCGTCGCGCCGCTTCTCTTTGCCGGAGGGTGTGTCGGTCGAGTTTTGACGCGTGTCCATTGACTGCAGGGCAGTCGAACACGTGGTGGACTTACTCGACAACTTTCCCTACGGGTTTCTCCTATGGGCCTTCGGTCTATAATTGCAATGTAAAACTGGGCCTTCTGTTTGGCCCTTATGTTTGTACCGTGTAGGACTTTTGCCCATTTGGGCTCTAACCCATAAATAAAATCAACGgatgtcaaaaagaaaaaaggttgCTGAGGTTAGGAAATTAAAGTAAACTAAAATGATTTATCAATACTCAATATCAAACAAGTCAACGGAGTGAGAGTtcctcattttttaaaaataaaaaaaattagaatttgttataaaaagaacttgtattttattgtatcgcatgaatttaaataaaggcgaaattttatacccgtagaaatttttaacactgatatatagagagagaattccttattatagagagagaagagattgaGGTGTGCATTACAATGAACGaaaacgttcgtatatatagaaagaaatttactgtgcaaatagtgcagcggaccctacatctttttatattttcaaacattaCGGCTGGCTGtctttcataacactccccattggggaccggtgtcactatccactctcgcttaacgtctttgttgcctcgttaaaaacctttccaggaaaacccaatgggaaaaaccattgtaaggtaaaaagagtacaactacgtaagctccccctcgaatgaacagtcatagatccttctgatggcgcatcccaatgttatggatgtgttttctgaataccgaggtagggagtgattttgtgaagaggtcggctgcattgtcgcatgatcgaacatatcttacttcaatctctttattcttctcgagctcttgagtgtatgagaagaacttcggaggtatatgtttggttctatcgcttttgatatttccttccttcgtttgagcaacacatgccgcgttatcttcatatagaatagttggctctgTATTTTCGTCAATctcactgcttgaacagatgtgtcggcttattgatcttagccatacacattctctacttgcttcatggagtgcaatgatctcagcgtgatttgaagaagtagcaacaagtgtctgcttctgagaacaccaagatatggcggtgcctccaattgtaaaaacatatcctgtctgggatcgagctttgtgtggatctgacaaataacctgcatctgcaaaaccaatcatttgacattttgaacttttaggataaaacaagcctaaatcagttgttccttgaaggtaacgaaagacatgtttaattccattccaatgtcttcgtgtaggagacgaactgaatctcgctaaaagattaatggcaaaaaatatgtcaggtcgagtacaatttgcaagatacataagagctccaattgcacttaaatatggagtttcaggaccaagtatttcttcattttcctcagatggtcgaaacggatcattttcaacattaagtgatctaacgaccatcggggtgctaagaggagttgctttatccatgttaaagcgtttcaatactcgtttggtatatgtagactggtgtacaaatatacccttttgagaatgctcaatttgtaatcctagacaatattttgtctgcccgagatctttcatctcaaattctcctttcagatagtttgatgccttttggatttcgttttgagttccaataatattaagatcatcaacgtacaccgcgattatcacaaatccggatgttgttttctttatgaaaacacaagggcatataggatcattcgtgtatccttcttttgttaagtgttcgctgagacgattataccacattcgtccagattgttttaacccatataatgatctttgcaattttattgcacataactctttaggtttggaacttaacgtttctggcattttaaatccatctaggattctcatatagatatcagtatctaatgatccatataaatatgttgtaacgacatccatgagacgcatttctaaattttcattggccgctaggctcatcagaaatctaaatgtgattgcgttcatgacaggagaataagtttcctcataatcaattcctggcctttgagaaaaaccttgggctacgagacgagctttgtatcttgtaatctcgtttttctcatttctttttcggacaaacacccatttgtacccaacaggttttatatctttgggtgtgagcacaataggtccgaatacgtttcgtttgttaagcgaatctagttcgacttgaattgcatctttccattttatccagtcatgtctcttttgacattcatatacagactttggttctggatcttcgttttcttcatttatttcctttgctaaaaggtatgagaaaacgtcatcaatatcatccatctcatttcgtttccatatctttccattatggatgtaattgatagaaatctcatgatttccttcagattcaagatgctttatattgtcgttagattcacaattttcttcgtccaaaatattttctgttattttgggagtatcatgcttttcacattccttacgttttctaggaagtttatcctttgaaccaataggtctaccgcgctttaaacgtgttcctgattcacgtgtatcaactgccgttccaccATTTTGTGGTATTTTAATACGAGCATgagtatttgcagcgggtatatgtgatttagttaccattttggtatcagtaaatgcatcaggtagctgatttgctatattttgtaaatgcatgatacgtcgaacttctagttctgactgtttcgtaggaggatcaaggtgtaataacgatggtacactccatttgatctcttttcctacttgtttGTTGTTtccccctagagttgggaatttttttctcattgaaatgacaatcggcaaatcgtgccgtaaacacatcaccagtttgtggttctaggtatcttattattgatggagaatcatagccaatatatattcccaaccgtctttgcggtcccatctttgtacgttgcggtggtgctattggaatataaaccgcacaaccaaagatttttagatgagagatatttggttcgtttccaaatgctaactgtaatgggaaatatctatggtatgcacttggtcttatccgaattagtgcttctgcatgcaaaatagcatgtccccatacagatgttgggagttttgatctcatgatcaatggccttgcaattagttgcagccgtttaattaatgattctgccaaaccattttgtgtgtgaacatgagcaacataatgctctacttcaatctctgataccatacaataatcattaaaagcttgggatgtgaattcaccagcgttatctaatctaactcttttaattggataatctgagaactgtgctcttaatttgattatctgagttagaaatctcgcaaatgccatatttcgagatgataacaaacaaacatgtgaccatctactcgatgcatcgattaataccataaagtagtagaatggtccacacggtggatgtattggtccacaaatatcaccttggattctttccaaaaactttggtgattctttgtcaattttggttggtgatggtcttatgattaattttccaagagcacacgcatcacatgtcattttattactttggtatatatcttgggtttttattgaaggaccatgtgagctttcaatgatttttcgcatcattgtagtgcatGGATGACCAagacgatcatgccataatgtaacatcttttggatttcttttgatcacaagatgtgattctatagcatcaatataagtgtgatgcaatctagaaggaagttctggaaatttttccagtacaaggcctctgcctgatttttcagaagttatatataaatacttctttccattctcagttgcagactgagtgttatacccttgacggtatatatctttgaaactcaacaaatttcttttagaatttggagaatataaggcattatctatggaaaactttgttccattagCATAAAGTTTGccttgccaattccttcgatcaggtctgtaggacctgatattgtgtttacagtcatttttactgactttaaagtagagaaatatctcttatccttcagtatagtgtgcgttgtgccactatctggtatgcaaacttctctaccaatttgtttagttgttgttccatttgctttcttatccatttcagtaacacacagttaatattaataaagaaaataaattttcataagtaaacatattatgcatcaataacaagtacacaataattatacattagatattttgaaatacaacattattttgaaagtgaaatacataatattttatggcatcactaggcattattaagcttgatcagtacaagcacttcaactattttgatgagtggcctcgtcgaaatctcccataaagtcagaggattcgaggtatgtcgatgttgtacccacaaggtgttcattgagatttacttcctttgccttgcctttaatagattcttggtacaattggcatagatgccgaggagttcgacatacttgagaccagtgtcccttcgatccacatctgtaacagacgttctcatttttatgagtagggttttcttgggtttctttcccttttacccgatcagatcgattccatgtgttggatccccttcctcttgggttgttactcctttcatggttgcggttaaatcgataaccacgaccacgaccaaaaccacgattgtgaccacggccacgaccacgcccacgataggaataatttcctttttccggattttttatatccgttgcatttacctcaggaaatgctttggttcccgtgggtcgggcattgtggtttttaatgaggagttcattatttctctccgcTATCATAAGCGCCACAACGAGTTCAGAGAACCTCGTAtacccacaatttctatattgttcttgtagaacataatgatttttgtggaacgtttggtaagttttctcgagcatttctgcttccgagacaggcttaccgcaataatctaattgcgccgctattctcaatatagcggaattgtacgtttccactttttcaaaatcttgaaatcgtagatttttccactcatcaagtgcatgggggagagtaatttttctttggttatcaaacctctccttcagagctttccaaagatctaagggatctttggttctcgcataatcatgcgtaagattttcatccagatgccttctcagaaatatcacggccttagccttttcatgagaggttgatatattgccatcttttattgttccgagtatttcctcggaatctagatgaagctccatgtttgtaacccatgccgtgtagtttgtcccagttacttccaatgccggaaactgaagtttctcgatttttgccatttgtatttctaaagcacataaataaaaattattagaatattattcatattaaaaggaaccgtttacattaatcatgcaagcaattacaaggagaagcgatgtaaagaaaattaaaccgatattcatcttaaattcacttggagtaaattctccaacgaataaaccataaatagaaacacaaataaaaatggcacataaaaacaaaagtgcgcgaatcatctttcttgaaatgaaatatcggaggagagcgatttgaaatttttgagagaagatgaaatgttttggatgatgaaatggagtgaaaatgagttgtatttatagatgaaaattactgttcatgaccgttggagaaaggggaaatttttgaaaaattttctttgtgaccgttggggttaaatcgagtgcaccaaaaattagtctgaaaatatcgtattaaacggtcaaccaaatctataaaatttcataaaagtaaaaaaaattataacaatgaaatatttatgttatgacaacaaatcatgcgacggctcagccgatcaatgcagagtaataaataaattatacggcgactcggccgaccaattaataataaacaggatataaggcggctcggccgaccaataaataataaacagaatataaggcggctcgaccgaccaataaataaattaaattattagtaaataatataggcggtattccggccattataacatgatataaataatagtagatgcgatataccgaccattataacagggtataaatgatacaaataaattttaccgaatcgcagagtgatcgtgctgataacgtgttattaAAAGAACTTGTATTTTATTGTATCgtaggaatttaaataagggcgaaattttatacccgtagaaattTTTAACACCGATATAGAGAGAgaatttgagagagaagagactgGAATGTGCATTACAATGAACGAaaacattcatatatatataaagaaatttactgtgcaaatagtgcaacGGATCCcacttctttttatattttcaaatattactGCTGGCAGTATTTCATAACAGAATTGATATTTTCTCTAATTATTAAACGTTCGGGCTCATCACCAAATTCTCATAGGAGTCAACGGCGCTTGACGGAACGGCGACCATTACTTTAACGGCATCATTCTGTTCAGGAACTGGAAGTAACAAACAGTAACGGTCACAGCAAACCGATCCCACATGAACCGGTTtaccaaaaccaaaatcaagCCGTTCTAAACCGAGACGTGACCACTGCGACAGTATCAAGACTCCGACAGAGTCAGGACAAGCTTTCGCCTTGCTTACAGCTTCCACCACCGATCTGACGTAATCATCGCCGACTCGCTCCTTCGCTTGTTTCACGAGCATCGTCGCGTGGCTTAACCCTTTCTCCGTCAGATCTTTCACGGTGGTTTGCGCGCATCCGACGACGAAGGCGTTCCCGTAGAACCCAAGGGGTAGACTCGGTTTGACTCGGTCTCGAATGTTGATGCTGAACAAAAGCTTGAGGCTTTGGTTTGATGGCAAGTTCAGTGATCTCGCCCAGCTCCGCCATACATGTGCAGAGAGCACCTCGAACGATGTGGACTCACCGAGTCGACTCGAGAGTTTCTTCAGCTGGGTAAGTCTATGTTTTTCAAACACGACTGATGTCGGAACGAGTCGCTCGGCGTTGAACCGGTTAACGAACCCGCAGAGGTCAGGAACTCGGTTGAACTCAAGGTGGTTTAACGAGTCACGAACCGGAGACGGGTTAAGCAAGTGGCGATCCCACAAGTGTTTACGTTTTGAGTCACTCTGACTCAGCGAGTCTCTAGATAACTCGGCGAACAAGGTGAGAAACTCTGCGCTTCCGATACCATCGGAGACGCAGTGGTTAACGCCGACGGCTAAAGCGGCGCCACCGTCTCTAAGCCAAGTGAGCTGGACGACGAGCGGTGGAGCACCAGCGAGGACATCGATGACGTTTAGGGAGAGAAGCTTTCTCCAGCTACTCACGTGCCGGGGAGGTTTCTGAAAGTCAAGGCACGTGAGGTGGTTGGATACAGCTTCGA
The window above is part of the Brassica napus cultivar Da-Ae chromosome C3, Da-Ae, whole genome shotgun sequence genome. Proteins encoded here:
- the LOC106356693 gene encoding alcohol acyltransferase 9-like; the encoded protein is MGSLVNVKEATVITPSDQTPSTVLSLSALDSQLFLRFTIEYLLVYSPVSDPVSLSDRLKSALSRALVPYFPFSGRVRERPDGGGGGGLEVNCRGQGALFLEAVSNHLTCLDFQKPPRHVSSWRKLLSLNVIDVLAGAPPLVVQLTWLRDGGAALAVGVNHCVSDGIGSAEFLTLFAELSRDSLSQSDSKRKHLWDRHLLNPSPVRDSLNHLEFNRVPDLCGFVNRFNAERLVPTSVVFEKHRLTQLKKLSSRLGESTSFEVLSAHVWRSWARSLNLPSNQSLKLLFSINIRDRVKPSLPLGFYGNAFVVGCAQTTVKDLTEKGLSHATMLVKQAKERVGDDYVRSVVEAVSKAKACPDSVGVLILSQWSRLGLERLDFGFGKPVHVGSVCCDRYCLLLPVPEQNDAVKVMVAVPSSAVDSYENLVMSPNV